One Alphaproteobacteria bacterium LSUCC0396 genomic region harbors:
- a CDS encoding tetratricopeptide repeat protein — MEKNTQPKNTALKDPDNWSNPILLITDAESSPQFKNGVVAYQKGDYPAALREFELAAEKGNASAITNSAFMYHHGYSVPQNYETAQKRYIFADKQGLATAQYNLGLMCRNGQGVDQDYVAAPKCFKFAAKQGLAEAQYNLGVMYFEGRGVSKDYQAAHMWLNIAAMGGDRVPVEMRDVVANKMTVAQVKKAQTKAEDCIEKNYTGY, encoded by the coding sequence ATGGAAAAAAACACACAGCCAAAAAACACCGCGTTGAAAGATCCCGACAATTGGTCAAATCCCATACTCCTGATCACCGATGCGGAAAGTTCTCCTCAGTTCAAAAATGGGGTTGTCGCGTATCAAAAAGGTGATTATCCGGCAGCATTGCGCGAATTCGAACTGGCAGCCGAAAAGGGTAATGCCAGCGCTATAACTAATTCAGCGTTCATGTATCACCATGGATATAGCGTTCCCCAAAATTATGAGACAGCGCAAAAACGTTACATCTTTGCGGACAAACAGGGACTTGCCACGGCTCAGTATAATCTGGGGTTAATGTGCCGCAACGGGCAAGGCGTTGACCAAGATTATGTCGCTGCACCGAAATGCTTTAAGTTTGCCGCCAAACAGGGACTTGCCGAGGCTCAATATAATTTGGGCGTGATGTATTTTGAGGGGCGAGGTGTTTCTAAAGATTATCAAGCCGCGCATATGTGGCTGAATATTGCGGCGATGGGTGGCGATAGAGTTCCGGTAGAGATGCGTGATGTCGTTGCTAATAAAATGACCGTCGCTCAGGTCAAAAAAGCTCAGACGAAGGCAGAAGATTGCATTGAAAAAAATTATACGGGCTATTGA